A genome region from Chlorobaculum tepidum TLS includes the following:
- a CDS encoding biotin--[acetyl-CoA-carboxylase] ligase, which yields MNPVTATILQRLAGDGGFVSGGDLCNELQISRSAVWKHIVALRKAGYAIEATSGKGYRLESLTGSPVAEEVAPLLATESFGRNFIYLESIDSTNLRARASAREGAVEGTVVVADSQTEGRGRMRRAWVSPAGVNLYCSIVLRPPVPSIRVPEIPLVAAAAIHEAVTQECPGLAAFIKWPNDIITGGRKLCGILCEMESEPDCTHFVVVGFGLNVNLDPVPEELRKIATSIAIETGLRMSRARLLAAVLNRFEQLYRDWLEKENLAFILPYLEAHSWLKGRELKIEQFNTVLTGTEAGLSPQGHLLLRTVDGALLSVTSGEAHLLPVNHEPRSA from the coding sequence ATGAATCCGGTGACGGCAACCATTCTGCAACGTCTCGCCGGTGATGGCGGATTTGTTTCCGGAGGCGATCTCTGTAACGAGTTGCAGATCAGCCGGAGCGCGGTGTGGAAACATATTGTCGCTCTGAGAAAAGCCGGATATGCCATTGAGGCGACAAGCGGCAAAGGGTACCGCCTTGAGAGTCTGACCGGCTCACCGGTTGCCGAAGAGGTCGCGCCGCTGCTGGCAACCGAGTCGTTCGGGCGAAACTTCATCTATCTTGAAAGCATCGATTCGACCAACCTCCGCGCGCGGGCGTCGGCGCGGGAGGGCGCAGTGGAGGGAACGGTAGTCGTTGCCGACAGCCAGACGGAAGGCCGGGGGCGGATGCGCCGCGCGTGGGTTTCGCCCGCAGGGGTGAATCTCTATTGCTCGATTGTGCTGCGCCCGCCCGTGCCCTCCATCCGCGTGCCGGAGATTCCGCTCGTGGCGGCGGCGGCGATCCACGAAGCCGTGACTCAGGAGTGCCCCGGCCTGGCGGCCTTCATCAAGTGGCCGAACGACATCATCACGGGCGGGCGAAAGCTCTGCGGCATTCTGTGCGAGATGGAGTCCGAACCGGACTGCACACACTTCGTGGTGGTGGGCTTCGGGCTGAACGTCAACCTCGATCCCGTACCAGAGGAGCTGCGAAAGATCGCCACCTCCATCGCCATCGAGACCGGCTTGCGAATGTCCCGAGCACGGCTGCTCGCCGCCGTGCTCAACCGCTTCGAGCAGCTCTACCGCGACTGGCTCGAAAAGGAGAACCTGGCGTTCATCCTGCCATACCTCGAAGCACACTCCTGGCTGAAAGGGCGCGAGCTGAAAATCGAACAGTTCAACACGGTGCTGACCGGCACCGAGGCCGGATTGTCGCCGCAGGGCCACCTCCTCTTGCGCACCGTCGATGGCGCTCTGCTGTCTGTCACTTCGGGCGAGGCTCACCTGCTTCCCGTCAACCACGAACCGAGATCCGCATGA